ATTCGTTGCACTTCATCGAACAGCAGTCGCGTTAGCTCGCAGCGACTCGGATCGAGATCCCAGCCGCTCACCCGTGGCGCGCGACTGGCCTCGAGTTTCATCCGCTCACGATCCGGCAGGCGGTCGACGTCACGGCCGTGCCATGGGTTCAATCCGTGCCGAAGACACATCAATGTGATCACGGAGGACCGAAGCTCATCGAGCATCATCGAGGCCTGCCAACACTTCTCCCGCGCGAGCGCAGAGCGGGCGTGCAGCGCATAGAGCCACCCCATGCCGATCGTCTGATGCTGGTCTGGCTGCGTGGGCAAGGAAGGAGGCGTCGGAGAGCCGAACAGCAATTGGAAGGCACTGTCAGTCGCTCGGAACTGGTCATGCGGCCAGAACGAAAGGTCGATCTGGAGGGACGAGGCGAGTAAGAAAACGCGGTAGCGGACACCGGCAGCGAAGAGGTCGAATGTGTCTGCGATCGGGGTCAGCTCGCCTACCAGTGCGGTCCACGCGTCGACGGTTCTTGGCTCGTCTGCGTCGGGGGCCAGTTGCAGGACGAGGTCGATGTCGGACCAGTCGTCCTCGGCGTCACGGGCTGCCGATCCGACGAGCGCCGCGCCGCTGATGCTGGGGTCGGCGCGAGCCTTCGCGATGAGGCTCGCGCGAAGGGCGGATCGCTCAGCAGCATCGAACATCCCCCGAGTCCATCGCAGGCGGACCCCAGCT
This sequence is a window from Curtobacterium sp. MCBD17_035. Protein-coding genes within it:
- a CDS encoding nucleotidyltransferase domain-containing protein, coding for MFDAAERSALRASLIAKARADPSISGAALVGSAARDAEDDWSDIDLVLQLAPDADEPRTVDAWTALVGELTPIADTFDLFAAGVRYRVFLLASSLQIDLSFWPHDQFRATDSAFQLLFGSPTPPSLPTQPDQHQTIGMGWLYALHARSALAREKCWQASMMLDELRSSVITLMCLRHGLNPWHGRDVDRLPDRERMKLEASRAPRVSGWDLDPSRCELTRLLFDEVQRIDHAHAAALRPAFQQLWTPLITVR